A genomic window from Halorubrum lacusprofundi ATCC 49239 includes:
- the sufB gene encoding Fe-S cluster assembly protein SufB, with translation MSSQQDELKETDTEARFEFKKEEKSAFQTEKGLTEETVRVISEDKDEPEWMLERRLRALEQFQEMPMPTDWPGQPDLSEVDIDEIIPYIRPDVDVRAGVDDWTELPDEIKDTFDKLGIPEAEKNALSGVGAQYESEVVYQNMQEQWEEKGVIFCNMDEAVREHEEIVREHFMTKCVPPSDNKFAALHGAIWSGGSFVYVPENTTVDMPIQAYFRMNSKGMGQFEHTLIIAEEGSEVHYIEGCSAPKYSAFNLHSGGVEVFVGEDAHVQYSTVQNWSKNTYNLNTKRAIAEKGGRMEWISGSMGSKATMLYPSTILKGRGASDNHITIAFAGEGQDIDTGAKVYHNAPNTKSTVESKSIAKDGGRTNYRGLVHIADGAENSSTAVECDALMFDNKSTSDTMPYMEINESKVDVAHEATVGKIGDEDIFYLQSRGLDDDDAKQMIVSGFIEPITEELPIEYAVELNRLVELEMEGSLG, from the coding sequence ATGAGCTCACAACAGGACGAATTGAAGGAGACAGACACCGAGGCCCGCTTCGAGTTCAAGAAGGAGGAGAAATCCGCCTTCCAGACCGAGAAGGGACTCACCGAGGAGACGGTCCGCGTCATCTCGGAGGACAAAGACGAACCGGAGTGGATGCTGGAGCGGCGCCTGCGCGCGCTCGAGCAGTTCCAGGAGATGCCGATGCCGACCGACTGGCCCGGACAGCCGGACCTGAGCGAGGTCGACATCGACGAGATCATCCCGTACATCCGGCCGGACGTCGACGTCCGCGCCGGTGTCGACGACTGGACCGAACTCCCGGACGAGATCAAAGACACCTTCGACAAGCTGGGCATTCCGGAGGCCGAGAAGAACGCGCTCTCCGGCGTCGGCGCCCAGTACGAGTCGGAGGTCGTCTACCAGAACATGCAGGAGCAGTGGGAGGAGAAGGGCGTCATCTTCTGTAACATGGACGAGGCCGTCCGAGAGCACGAAGAGATCGTCCGCGAGCACTTCATGACGAAGTGCGTCCCCCCGAGCGACAACAAGTTCGCCGCGCTCCACGGTGCGATCTGGTCCGGCGGCTCATTCGTGTACGTGCCGGAGAACACCACCGTCGACATGCCGATCCAGGCGTACTTCCGGATGAACTCCAAGGGGATGGGCCAGTTCGAGCACACGCTCATCATCGCCGAGGAGGGCTCCGAAGTCCACTACATCGAGGGCTGTTCCGCGCCGAAGTACTCGGCGTTCAACCTCCACTCCGGCGGCGTCGAAGTGTTCGTCGGCGAGGACGCCCACGTCCAGTACTCCACGGTGCAGAACTGGTCGAAGAACACGTACAACCTGAACACCAAACGCGCCATCGCCGAGAAGGGCGGGCGCATGGAGTGGATCTCGGGATCGATGGGGTCGAAAGCGACGATGCTGTACCCCTCGACGATCCTGAAGGGGCGCGGTGCCTCCGACAACCACATCACCATCGCCTTCGCGGGCGAGGGACAGGACATCGACACGGGCGCGAAGGTGTACCACAACGCGCCGAACACCAAGTCGACCGTCGAGTCGAAGTCGATCGCGAAGGACGGCGGCCGCACGAACTACCGCGGGCTCGTCCACATCGCCGACGGCGCCGAGAACTCCTCGACGGCCGTTGAGTGCGACGCGCTGATGTTCGACAACAAGTCGACATCGGACACCATGCCGTATATGGAGATCAACGAGTCGAAGGTCGACGTCGCCCACGAGGCGACCGTCGGGAAGATCGGCGACGAGGACATCTTCTACCTGCAGTCGCGCGGTCTCGACGACGACGACGCCAAACAGATGATCGTTTCGGGCTTCATCGAGCCCATCACGGAGGAGCTGCCCATCGAGTACGCCGTCGAGCTCAACCGGCTCGTCGAGCTGGAGATGGAGGGCTCGCTCGGATAA
- a CDS encoding ABC transporter ATP-binding protein, with product MATLEINDLHARVAEEDGERILRGVDLTVESGDIHALMGPNGSGKSTLAKVIAGHPAYEVTGGEILLHLDEEDVADIDAELDDEDYHWKLLELEPNERAALGIFLGFQYPAEIEGVTMTNFLRQALNAKADEREELFEDEEAEADADEDDEGYDTSPMEGPADDGEIGVAEFQQILSEKMELLDMDEKFMQRYLNAGFSGGEKKQNEVLQAAMLEPAVAVLDEIDSGLDIDRLQDVSKGINALRDEQGTGVLQITHYQRILDYVEPDHVHVMLDGEVVKSGGAELAEKLEDKGYDWVREDAFEAA from the coding sequence ATGGCAACTCTCGAAATCAACGATCTTCATGCGCGGGTGGCGGAAGAGGACGGCGAACGCATTCTTCGTGGGGTCGACCTAACCGTCGAGTCCGGGGACATCCACGCACTGATGGGTCCGAACGGCTCTGGGAAGTCGACGCTCGCGAAGGTCATCGCCGGCCATCCTGCGTACGAGGTCACTGGCGGCGAGATCCTCCTGCATCTCGACGAGGAGGACGTCGCCGACATCGACGCCGAACTCGACGACGAGGATTACCACTGGAAGCTGCTGGAACTCGAACCCAACGAGCGCGCAGCGCTCGGTATTTTCCTCGGGTTCCAGTACCCGGCGGAGATCGAGGGTGTCACGATGACGAACTTCCTCCGGCAGGCGCTCAACGCCAAGGCGGACGAGCGCGAGGAGCTGTTCGAAGACGAAGAGGCGGAAGCCGACGCGGACGAGGACGACGAGGGGTACGACACCTCCCCGATGGAGGGTCCCGCGGACGACGGCGAGATCGGCGTCGCCGAGTTCCAGCAGATCCTCTCGGAGAAGATGGAGCTACTCGACATGGACGAGAAGTTCATGCAGCGGTACCTCAACGCGGGCTTCTCCGGCGGCGAGAAGAAGCAGAACGAAGTGCTGCAGGCCGCGATGTTAGAGCCCGCCGTCGCCGTGCTCGACGAGATCGACTCCGGGCTGGACATCGACCGGTTGCAGGATGTCTCGAAGGGGATCAACGCGCTCCGCGACGAGCAGGGCACGGGCGTTCTCCAGATCACGCACTACCAGCGGATTCTCGACTACGTCGAGCCCGACCACGTTCACGTTATGTTAGACGGCGAGGTCGTCAAAAGCGGCGGTGCGGAACTCGCCGAGAAGCTCGAGGACAAGGGGTACGACTGGGTCCGCGAGGACGCGTTCGAGGCCGCGTAA
- a CDS encoding DNA-directed DNA polymerase — MTQSGLSDFSSPGDADDGTRDSMETEREDMAAQEAAVVAGGGRGHVSDVVDVDEAKFPESTGTVELMITQIDYAVEGYGSDEYPVVHVFGRRPVDDGDDAVEHLRVLGVEPYFYVPTADLNGDPTEEYDVVIGTREENVEGEPYESIRGEPLTRIVTRTPRDVGNIRDDFATTFEADILFPNRLLIDNGLNGGVRVQERRLDDGSDAIQVHEGHLEPAEIDAEMRVNTFDIEVDDRRGFPEDGEEPIICLTSHDSYDDEYVVWLYDAPEAEIPPPEDLPDYEGIVGDGGGEIDFEVRTFETEAAMLDAFIEYIDDTDPDLLTGWNFEDFDAPYVLDRLEVLDDGSQYDLSIDRLSRIGEVWRSGWGGPDIKGRVVFDLLYAYKRTMFTELESYRLDAVGERELGVGKERYTGDIGDLWEQDPERLLEYSIRDVELCVEIDRKQDVIAFWDEVRTFVGCKIEDAPTPGDTVDMYVLHKAFGKFALPTKGQQESEEFEGGAVFDPITGVKEMVTVQDLKSLYPMCMVTINAGPETKVDPGKYDGEMYVAPNGTHFQKEPDGIMREMVDELLSEREEKKGLRNDHDPGTEPYEQYDRQQGAVKVIMNSLYGVTGWDRFRLYDKEGAAAVTATGREVIDFTEEAANELNYQVSYGDTDSVMLSLSNMSKEEAIETSFEIEDHINERYDDFARDELNADVHRFQIEFEKLYRRFFQAGKKKRYAGHIIWKEGKDVDDIDITGFEYKRSDIAQITKEVQQNVIETIVTGDDIDEDLEEIKSYLVDVIARVLGGDMDLDEIGIPGGIGKKLDAYDTPTAQVRGAKYANLMLGTNFGSGSKPKRLYIEKVHPDFWQRMEDEEGLDPQRDHLYGEFKRDPDVICFEYADQVPDEFKVDWEKMLDKTLQGPIERVIEALGLSWEEVKTGQEQTGLGSFM, encoded by the coding sequence ATGACTCAGTCGGGGCTGTCGGACTTCTCGTCGCCCGGAGACGCGGACGACGGGACGAGAGACAGCATGGAGACCGAACGGGAGGACATGGCCGCACAGGAGGCGGCCGTCGTCGCCGGCGGCGGGCGCGGACACGTCAGCGACGTGGTCGACGTCGACGAGGCGAAGTTCCCGGAATCGACCGGGACCGTCGAGCTGATGATCACCCAAATCGACTACGCCGTCGAGGGGTACGGGAGCGACGAGTACCCGGTCGTGCACGTGTTCGGCCGGCGACCCGTCGACGACGGTGACGACGCCGTCGAACACCTCCGCGTGCTGGGCGTCGAACCGTACTTCTACGTGCCGACTGCCGACCTCAACGGCGATCCGACCGAGGAGTACGACGTGGTGATCGGAACGCGCGAGGAGAACGTCGAGGGCGAGCCGTACGAGAGCATCCGCGGCGAGCCGCTCACCCGGATCGTCACCCGTACGCCCCGCGACGTGGGGAACATCCGCGACGACTTCGCGACGACCTTCGAGGCCGATATCCTCTTCCCGAACCGCCTTTTGATCGACAACGGGCTCAACGGGGGAGTGCGCGTGCAGGAGCGCCGGCTCGACGACGGCTCCGACGCGATCCAGGTCCACGAGGGGCATCTCGAACCCGCTGAGATCGACGCCGAGATGCGGGTGAACACCTTCGACATCGAGGTCGACGACCGCCGCGGCTTCCCCGAGGACGGCGAGGAGCCGATCATCTGTCTCACGAGCCATGACTCCTACGACGACGAGTACGTCGTCTGGCTGTACGACGCCCCCGAGGCCGAGATCCCGCCGCCCGAGGATCTCCCCGACTACGAGGGGATCGTGGGTGACGGGGGCGGCGAGATCGACTTTGAGGTCCGCACCTTCGAGACGGAGGCCGCGATGCTCGACGCGTTCATCGAGTACATCGACGACACCGACCCGGATCTGCTGACGGGGTGGAACTTCGAGGATTTCGACGCGCCGTACGTCCTCGACCGGTTGGAGGTGCTCGACGACGGGAGCCAGTACGATCTCTCGATCGACCGGCTCTCTCGGATCGGCGAGGTGTGGCGCTCCGGCTGGGGCGGTCCCGACATCAAGGGCCGTGTCGTCTTCGACCTGCTGTACGCGTACAAGCGCACGATGTTCACCGAGTTGGAGTCGTACCGGCTCGACGCCGTCGGCGAGCGCGAACTCGGCGTCGGCAAGGAGCGCTACACGGGCGACATCGGCGACCTGTGGGAACAGGACCCCGAACGTCTGCTGGAGTACAGCATCCGCGACGTGGAGCTGTGCGTCGAGATCGACCGGAAACAGGACGTGATCGCCTTCTGGGACGAGGTGCGAACGTTCGTCGGCTGCAAGATCGAGGACGCGCCGACCCCCGGCGACACCGTCGACATGTACGTCCTCCACAAGGCGTTCGGGAAGTTCGCGCTCCCGACGAAGGGGCAACAGGAGTCGGAAGAGTTCGAGGGCGGCGCCGTCTTCGACCCCATCACGGGCGTCAAGGAGATGGTGACGGTCCAAGACCTGAAGAGCCTCTACCCGATGTGCATGGTGACGATTAACGCCGGCCCGGAGACGAAGGTCGATCCCGGCAAGTACGACGGCGAGATGTACGTCGCGCCTAACGGGACTCACTTCCAGAAGGAGCCGGACGGGATCATGCGCGAGATGGTCGACGAACTCCTCTCCGAGCGCGAGGAGAAGAAGGGGCTCCGGAACGACCACGACCCCGGCACCGAGCCCTACGAGCAGTACGACCGACAGCAGGGAGCTGTCAAGGTTATTATGAATTCTCTATACGGCGTTACGGGATGGGATCGGTTCCGTCTCTACGACAAAGAGGGCGCTGCAGCCGTCACAGCGACCGGTCGGGAAGTCATCGACTTCACTGAGGAAGCCGCCAACGAACTTAATTATCAAGTTTCTTATGGAGATACCGACAGCGTCATGCTCTCGTTATCCAACATGTCGAAAGAGGAGGCGATCGAGACCTCCTTCGAGATCGAGGACCACATTAACGAGCGCTACGACGACTTCGCGCGTGATGAGTTGAACGCCGACGTTCACCGCTTCCAGATCGAGTTCGAAAAGCTCTACCGGCGGTTCTTCCAGGCCGGCAAGAAGAAGCGGTACGCTGGCCACATCATCTGGAAGGAGGGGAAAGACGTCGATGACATCGACATCACCGGTTTCGAGTACAAGCGCTCGGATATCGCACAGATCACGAAGGAGGTCCAGCAGAACGTTATCGAGACGATTGTCACCGGCGACGACATCGACGAGGACTTAGAGGAGATAAAGTCGTACCTCGTCGATGTCATCGCGCGCGTGCTCGGCGGCGACATGGACCTCGACGAGATCGGGATTCCCGGCGGGATCGGCAAGAAGCTCGACGCATACGATACCCCGACCGCGCAGGTTCGCGGGGCGAAGTACGCCAACCTCATGCTCGGGACCAACTTCGGGAGCGGGTCGAAGCCGAAGCGGCTGTACATCGAGAAGGTCCACCCCGACTTCTGGCAGCGGATGGAAGATGAGGAGGGCCTCGATCCCCAACGCGATCACTTATACGGAGAGTTCAAACGCGATCCCGACGTGATCTGCTTCGAGTACGCCGATCAGGTCCCCGACGAGTTCAAGGTCGACTGGGAAAAGATGCTGGACAAGACCCTTCAGGGGCCGATCGAGCGCGTCATCGAGGCGCTCGGCCTGTCGTGGGAGGAGGTCAAGACGGGTCAAGAGCAGACCGGACTCGGCTCCTTCATGTGA
- a CDS encoding DUF7331 family protein encodes MSSDPRSEPQVARPADRDPGAAEVEVYEDGGNVVLFDAANPLAWVEASRTVRLADAT; translated from the coding sequence ATGTCTTCGGACCCACGTTCCGAACCCCAGGTGGCTCGCCCGGCCGACCGCGACCCCGGCGCCGCCGAGGTGGAGGTGTACGAGGACGGCGGGAACGTGGTGCTTTTCGACGCCGCGAACCCCCTCGCGTGGGTCGAGGCGAGCCGAACGGTCCGGCTGGCCGACGCGACCTGA
- a CDS encoding DUF7322 domain-containing protein, with translation MFSLDEDDEGEVSFGESSDAEREMTPDIPKAPSVKTFDDSGDFEGASDVDSRTLRAFVVAVIYANAAVLLVALGPMLWFFEGWSRIGPVLFFLGLLAGVRTYQTYRAWERARDATESDSEGDGDDEGDADHSPPEA, from the coding sequence GTGTTCAGCCTCGACGAGGACGACGAGGGCGAGGTTTCCTTCGGTGAGAGTTCCGACGCCGAGCGGGAGATGACGCCGGATATTCCGAAGGCGCCCTCGGTGAAGACGTTCGACGACAGCGGCGACTTCGAAGGCGCGAGCGACGTGGATTCGAGGACTCTCCGCGCGTTCGTCGTCGCCGTCATCTACGCCAACGCCGCCGTGCTCCTCGTCGCGCTCGGCCCGATGCTATGGTTCTTCGAGGGGTGGTCGCGGATCGGTCCGGTCCTATTCTTCCTCGGGCTCCTCGCGGGCGTTCGGACCTACCAGACGTACCGGGCGTGGGAGCGGGCGCGGGACGCGACGGAGTCGGATTCCGAAGGCGACGGGGACGACGAGGGCGACGCCGACCACTCGCCCCCGGAAGCGTAA
- a CDS encoding DUF7346 family protein: MQTVRDAAGETYLLVKRSAESSRVRDPATGEERYVDNDELRIVDGESPLATAASGVPAPVRRTLRAVRDDRSLGLLAVVVDEGPIAAIDLLDAADMCESDLHGTITEFRAAGLIDEAEVAGQRGYEATPVAVEAIELLRGGSEDE; the protein is encoded by the coding sequence ATGCAGACGGTTCGTGATGCGGCCGGCGAGACGTACCTCCTCGTGAAACGCTCCGCCGAGTCGAGCCGGGTGCGGGACCCAGCCACCGGCGAGGAGCGGTACGTCGACAACGACGAGCTTCGTATCGTCGACGGCGAGTCGCCGCTCGCGACCGCGGCCTCGGGCGTGCCGGCCCCGGTTCGGCGGACGCTTCGAGCGGTCCGGGACGACCGGTCGCTCGGCCTTTTGGCGGTCGTCGTCGACGAGGGACCGATCGCCGCGATCGACCTCCTCGACGCGGCCGACATGTGCGAGTCCGATCTCCACGGGACGATTACGGAGTTCCGCGCGGCCGGCCTGATCGACGAGGCCGAGGTCGCGGGGCAGCGCGGCTACGAGGCGACTCCGGTCGCAGTCGAAGCGATAGAGCTGTTGCGGGGCGGGTCGGAGGACGAGTAA
- the rad50 gene encoding DNA double-strand break repair ATPase Rad50: MNFDRVRLSNFKPYGDADLRLTEGVTVIHGLNGSGKSSLLEACFFALYGSKALDGTLGDVITNGEEETEVDLWFTHDGASYHIERRLKEYDGRIDHQCTLETTDGSDVTRDGARAVREFVTELLRMDAEAFVNCAYVRQGEVNKLINATPRERQDTIDDLLQLGKLEEYRERAGDARLGVEDVLENRRGRLDQLDDQIAEKKEKDLHDRLNGLESDLSEVTDEIDRYETQREQAKETREAAAETLSTHAEKRETLESVAAEIDEIEATIREAERERDEHRDAVREARERVEEIEAAIDGRLDGAGLDAASDETIAERRAELDGREETVREELDDERVSAEAFRNQATNLTGKADDRAERAAEIESEADDLGDEAEAAADEADERESSVEELREEAETLRERFAAADADIDRDGVADEREALRERRGEVRERIAELSAELKNARDRVEEAEELLAAGKCPECGQPVEDSPHASGIDEDREQVAELEAELEEARERESDLDDRLAELSELASAADRLDEIDETVETLEDRVEEKHAEADRKREAAAEKRERVEDLREEAEETHDVATEKREEAEAAAERVAELEDALAAVDDAREAVAAIEEQLSAIADAEDEIERRREKRENLNEVNDERRDRLADKRERRDELAEAVDEAAVDEARERKETAEEYLEKVDGELDRLAERRTELENAIGGVNSEIQELENLREERESLAERVDALEDLHEETSELEAMYGDLRAELRQRNVAELERTLNETFELVYGNDAYSHIELDGEYVLTVYQKDGEPLDPEQLSGGERALFNLSLRCAIYRLLSEGIEGAAPTPPLILDEPTVFLDSGHVSRLVRLVEEMRGFGVRQILIVSHDDELVGAADELVTVEKDPRTNRSTVRREDAADLDAAELDIAELADD, encoded by the coding sequence GTGAACTTCGACCGCGTCCGGCTCTCGAACTTCAAGCCGTACGGCGACGCCGACCTCCGACTGACCGAGGGCGTCACGGTCATCCACGGACTCAACGGCAGCGGGAAGTCCTCGCTTCTGGAGGCCTGTTTCTTCGCGCTCTACGGGTCGAAGGCGCTCGACGGCACTCTCGGAGACGTGATCACGAACGGCGAGGAAGAGACGGAAGTGGACTTGTGGTTCACGCACGACGGTGCCTCCTACCATATCGAGCGACGGCTCAAGGAGTACGACGGTCGGATCGATCACCAGTGCACGCTCGAAACGACGGACGGGAGCGACGTGACCCGCGACGGCGCGCGCGCCGTGCGGGAGTTCGTCACGGAACTCCTTCGGATGGACGCCGAGGCGTTCGTCAACTGCGCGTACGTCCGACAGGGTGAGGTCAACAAGCTGATCAACGCCACGCCCCGCGAGCGACAGGACACGATCGATGACCTGCTCCAGCTCGGAAAGCTAGAGGAGTACCGCGAGCGCGCCGGTGACGCGCGGCTCGGCGTCGAGGACGTGCTGGAGAACCGCCGCGGGCGACTCGACCAGCTCGACGACCAGATCGCGGAGAAGAAGGAGAAGGACCTCCACGACCGCCTCAACGGACTCGAAAGCGACCTCTCCGAGGTCACCGACGAGATCGACCGCTACGAGACGCAGCGCGAGCAGGCGAAGGAGACCCGCGAGGCCGCCGCGGAAACGCTGTCGACCCACGCGGAGAAACGCGAGACACTGGAGTCGGTGGCGGCTGAGATCGACGAGATTGAAGCGACAATTCGCGAGGCGGAGCGCGAGCGCGACGAGCACCGAGACGCGGTCCGCGAGGCCCGCGAGCGGGTCGAGGAGATCGAGGCCGCGATCGACGGCCGGCTCGACGGTGCCGGACTCGACGCGGCAAGCGACGAGACCATCGCCGAGCGCCGCGCCGAGCTCGACGGCCGCGAGGAGACGGTCCGCGAGGAGCTCGACGACGAGCGGGTGAGCGCCGAGGCGTTCCGCAATCAGGCGACGAACCTCACCGGGAAGGCCGACGACCGCGCCGAGCGCGCGGCGGAGATCGAATCGGAGGCCGACGACCTCGGCGACGAGGCCGAGGCGGCGGCGGACGAGGCTGACGAGCGCGAGTCTTCGGTCGAAGAACTCCGCGAGGAGGCCGAGACGCTTCGCGAGCGGTTCGCAGCCGCCGACGCCGACATCGACCGGGACGGGGTCGCCGACGAGCGAGAGGCACTGCGCGAGCGGCGCGGTGAGGTCCGCGAGCGGATCGCGGAGCTGTCGGCGGAGCTGAAGAACGCCCGCGACCGCGTCGAGGAGGCCGAGGAGCTGCTCGCGGCGGGGAAGTGTCCCGAGTGCGGACAGCCGGTCGAGGACTCGCCGCACGCGAGCGGAATCGACGAGGACCGCGAGCAGGTCGCCGAACTGGAAGCGGAACTGGAGGAGGCCCGCGAACGCGAGAGCGACCTTGATGACCGGCTCGCGGAGCTGAGTGAGCTCGCAAGCGCGGCGGACCGGCTCGACGAGATCGACGAGACCGTCGAGACCCTCGAAGACCGTGTCGAGGAGAAGCACGCGGAGGCTGACCGGAAGCGGGAGGCGGCGGCGGAAAAGCGTGAGCGTGTCGAAGACCTCCGCGAGGAGGCCGAGGAGACCCACGATGTCGCCACGGAGAAGCGCGAGGAGGCCGAGGCGGCCGCGGAACGCGTGGCGGAACTCGAAGACGCACTCGCGGCGGTCGACGACGCCCGGGAGGCGGTAGCGGCGATCGAAGAGCAACTGTCGGCGATCGCGGACGCGGAAGACGAGATCGAGCGTCGCCGCGAGAAGCGGGAGAACCTGAACGAGGTGAACGACGAGCGGCGCGACCGACTCGCAGACAAGCGCGAGCGCCGCGACGAGCTCGCGGAGGCGGTCGACGAGGCAGCGGTCGACGAGGCGAGAGAGCGGAAGGAGACGGCCGAGGAATACCTCGAGAAGGTCGACGGCGAGCTCGACCGCCTCGCGGAACGACGGACGGAACTGGAGAACGCGATCGGCGGAGTGAACAGTGAGATTCAGGAATTGGAGAACCTCCGGGAGGAGCGCGAGTCGCTCGCGGAGCGGGTAGACGCGCTCGAAGACCTCCACGAAGAGACGAGCGAGCTGGAGGCGATGTACGGCGACCTCCGGGCGGAGCTTCGGCAGCGCAACGTCGCCGAGTTGGAGCGCACGCTCAACGAGACGTTCGAACTCGTCTACGGCAACGACGCCTACTCGCATATCGAGCTCGACGGCGAGTACGTCCTTACCGTCTACCAGAAAGACGGCGAGCCGCTGGATCCCGAGCAGCTCTCCGGCGGCGAGCGCGCCCTGTTCAACCTCTCGCTGCGCTGTGCGATCTACCGACTGCTCTCGGAGGGGATCGAGGGCGCGGCGCCGACGCCGCCGCTCATCCTCGACGAGCCGACCGTCTTCCTCGACTCCGGGCACGTCTCCCGGCTAGTCCGGCTCGTCGAGGAGATGCGCGGATTCGGCGTGCGCCAGATCCTCATCGTCAGCCACGACGACGAGTTGGTAGGTGCGGCCGACGAGCTGGTGACGGTGGAGAAGGACCCGCGCACGAATCGGTCGACGGTGCGCCGGGAGGACGCCGCCGATCTCGACGCCGCTGAGCTCGATATCGCCGAACTCGCCGACGACTGA